A portion of the Bacteroides faecium genome contains these proteins:
- a CDS encoding AAA family ATPase translates to MDAAIKKIPYGMTNFESIISDNYYYVDKTRHIALVEDTSRFFFFVRPRRFGKSLFLNMLGIYYDINKQDKFEEIFGGLYIGKHPTPNRNKYLVLKLNFSSVATTLEQLEQKFNAYCKMVMRAFAKDNSHLLGEDIVEELEKYDTADEVLGFLCLSAQNKRLKMYLILDEYDNFANNILVDYDNERYHNITHDNGFFRGFLKVVKDYSNSVIERIFLTGVSPVTMDDLTSGFNIADNYSSNSVFNNMIGFNEYEVRTLIDYYKSRTELPHTTDELIGIMKPWYDNYCFSTKSLDEPSMYNSDMVLYFMNRYLLNKHIPDNMLDANIRTDYNKLRHLIHVDKIFGENASVVQEIVENGSTTGIIADSFPAEDIVKPRNFKSLLYYYGMLTISGMEMGEPVLSVPNRAVREQLYGYMADIYKDTADLYLEIDKLVDLMKRMAYKGEWENYFRYIADRLNGQSCIRDFIEGEAYVKTFILSYLGLTHYYIARPEYESNKGYADIFLQPRLLQLPDMAYSYCIEVKYAKRDAADMEIEKLTVDAKTQLKQYAASEWILQDKGTTELKSIVLVFKGWKLVKVEEV, encoded by the coding sequence ATGGATGCAGCAATAAAGAAAATACCTTATGGAATGACGAACTTCGAGTCTATTATCAGTGATAACTATTACTATGTAGACAAGACACGTCATATTGCCTTAGTAGAAGACACAAGTCGTTTTTTCTTCTTCGTCCGTCCCCGCCGTTTCGGGAAAAGCCTTTTTCTGAACATGCTCGGTATTTACTATGATATCAACAAGCAAGATAAGTTCGAAGAAATCTTTGGCGGGCTATATATAGGCAAGCACCCTACACCCAACCGGAATAAATATTTAGTGCTAAAACTCAATTTTAGCAGCGTAGCCACTACCTTGGAACAGCTGGAACAGAAATTTAATGCCTATTGCAAGATGGTCATGCGTGCCTTTGCTAAAGATAACAGTCACTTATTAGGCGAAGACATAGTGGAAGAACTTGAAAAATATGACACTGCAGATGAGGTATTGGGATTCTTATGCCTATCCGCTCAAAACAAAAGGCTGAAAATGTATCTCATCCTCGACGAATACGATAACTTTGCTAACAACATTCTGGTGGATTACGACAACGAACGTTACCATAACATCACTCATGACAACGGCTTTTTTCGAGGATTTCTGAAAGTAGTGAAAGACTATTCAAACTCTGTAATCGAACGTATTTTCCTCACCGGTGTCAGCCCCGTAACAATGGATGACCTCACCAGTGGATTCAACATAGCGGATAATTACAGTAGCAACTCTGTGTTCAATAACATGATAGGTTTCAATGAATACGAAGTACGCACTCTAATAGACTACTACAAAAGCAGAACAGAATTACCGCATACCACGGACGAATTAATAGGAATCATGAAACCATGGTACGACAATTACTGCTTCTCTACAAAGTCACTGGATGAACCGTCTATGTACAACTCGGATATGGTGCTCTATTTCATGAACCGCTATTTGCTGAACAAGCATATTCCCGACAATATGCTTGATGCAAATATCCGTACGGACTACAATAAGTTACGCCATCTTATCCACGTTGACAAGATTTTTGGAGAAAACGCAAGTGTCGTTCAGGAGATAGTAGAAAATGGCTCTACCACTGGAATTATTGCTGATAGTTTCCCTGCGGAAGACATTGTCAAGCCTAGGAACTTCAAGAGCCTGCTTTATTATTATGGAATGCTCACCATCAGTGGAATGGAAATGGGCGAGCCTGTGTTAAGCGTTCCCAACCGGGCAGTACGTGAGCAACTTTACGGTTATATGGCGGACATCTATAAAGATACTGCCGACCTTTATCTTGAAATAGATAAATTGGTAGATCTCATGAAACGAATGGCATATAAAGGAGAATGGGAAAATTATTTCAGATACATTGCCGACCGCCTGAACGGCCAGAGCTGTATCCGAGACTTTATAGAGGGGGAAGCTTATGTAAAGACCTTCATTTTATCATATCTGGGACTGACACACTATTATATCGCCCGCCCCGAATATGAAAGCAACAAAGGATACGCGGATATTTTTCTGCAACCCCGCTTGCTACAACTTCCCGACATGGCGTACAGTTACTGCATCGAAGTTAAGTATGCCAAACGTGATGCCGCCGATATGGAGATAGAGAAATTGACAGTCGATGCCAAAACACAACTGAAACAGTATGCAGCAAGTGAATGGATTCTGCAAGATAAGGGAACCACAGAATTGAAGAGTATCGTTTTAGTGTTTAAAGGCTGGAAACTGGTAAAAGTAGAAGAAGTATAA
- a CDS encoding C10 family peptidase — translation MRKNIFIYIILAALISSCTEEMDRLTEANIKSSLYDLSENEALTIAKSFQKSVTASPETRANGVTLGIKSQYRLNASGQTRTLSDENSPLIYEIEMNDGLENGKIIVSGDKRFPEVLAYMPSFNDSLYKVATGPNVMVQMAKNALLDKIQNYATTSATRSRPVDSVSGEVSVMIVPFCKTDWGQSSPFNQLLPTAWVQYAVGVGSRPGAAWHNNYFTGEAVVAITQAMAYLQPYLEINGTYINWEELTMEKDVTRPYYNMAATLSKYIYDTIGTYPVWGKSYNDQWPQSTIVDAVVAMETPINKVSDALNSSQYKIIGDRDQKWNLDIVKKSLLSFYPVFVGDLNRVAFLIDGYAINDENTVYFHCNFGRGDEFNGYYMVYDDGRVDFEPGGYIYRDTYLRIIANMRNR, via the coding sequence ATGAGAAAAAACATCTTTATATATATTATTTTGGCAGCATTGATATCTTCCTGCACAGAAGAAATGGATAGGTTAACTGAAGCAAATATAAAAAGCAGCCTCTATGATTTGTCAGAAAATGAGGCACTCACAATCGCCAAATCATTTCAAAAATCAGTTACAGCCAGTCCTGAAACAAGAGCGAACGGAGTAACTTTGGGTATAAAAAGCCAATATCGACTTAATGCTTCGGGACAAACAAGAACATTATCTGATGAGAACTCCCCCTTAATTTATGAGATAGAAATGAATGATGGTTTGGAAAATGGTAAAATCATTGTTTCTGGTGATAAAAGATTTCCAGAAGTATTAGCATATATGCCTTCATTCAATGATTCACTTTATAAAGTTGCCACAGGTCCAAATGTAATGGTACAAATGGCAAAAAATGCTTTACTTGATAAAATTCAGAACTACGCGACCACGTCGGCAACACGTTCTCGTCCGGTAGATTCTGTATCAGGAGAAGTCAGTGTTATGATTGTTCCATTTTGCAAAACAGATTGGGGGCAAAGCAGTCCATTTAATCAATTATTGCCAACAGCTTGGGTACAATATGCAGTAGGGGTGGGTAGTAGACCGGGAGCCGCATGGCACAATAATTATTTTACAGGCGAAGCCGTTGTTGCTATTACCCAAGCAATGGCATACTTACAACCTTACTTAGAAATAAATGGTACTTATATTAATTGGGAAGAATTAACGATGGAGAAAGATGTTACAAGACCTTATTATAACATGGCCGCAACATTATCCAAATACATATATGATACTATTGGGACATATCCTGTGTGGGGCAAATCTTACAACGATCAATGGCCACAGTCTACAATTGTGGATGCTGTTGTTGCAATGGAAACTCCAATAAATAAAGTATCTGATGCTTTAAATTCTTCTCAATATAAAATAATCGGTGATAGAGATCAAAAATGGAATCTGGATATAGTGAAAAAATCACTGCTTTCTTTCTATCCTGTTTTTGTCGGTGATCTAAATAGAGTTGCTTTTTTAATTGATGGTTATGCAATTAATGATGAGAATACGGTATATTTCCATTGCAACTTTGGCAGGGGGGACGAATTCAATGGCTACTATATGGTTTATGATGACGGAAGAGTCGATTTTGAACCCGGTGGTTATATCTATAGAGATACATATCTTAGAATAATCGCTAACATGAGAAATCGCTAG
- a CDS encoding C10 family peptidase, producing the protein MLKNKYFLYILITSFLILSCTDTDIVSSTNDRATKNDKIILTPEEFVSIAYDNPDELSEEEIGNLISDFRNNIETKKIATTRNSEISPISIKKKYYITESNNIIKSVVATRSPISEELTVPIFDVELSNYDGSKSLAVVCGDERMPEVLFYTDNYCPDTKIDNGTRYLLELSKKNILSDIQLIENIKSTKRDSTLYKIAQQLNISIREISYQDIKDRITTTDAISTRNNNPGNPAGGVERPSSEVVAFVNPLSKVEWKQSNPYNFSMPVMMIFDGKNSEYEGHISVGCANLAIGILFSIIKPTMYIKDNQRVDWDYVTSVDNIVSNPWKPEQDSPQDLIDMISGLLYKIYVDTDSYPTRENKKLYDIDTDSEYTKDVITQTGTKPLDMVNYLRIMTNFSGNEKEKFNGSLAKQSLFERKPVLLCGSGHKVDKDGNIIEKAGAHAWLIDGVVITKDSRSAVYCHYWSVNIGWGIGSKAYFRTSNNLQDCDVIFHTDNGNIAYYTQEMTMLYNITKK; encoded by the coding sequence ATGCTAAAGAATAAATACTTTTTATACATACTTATCACCTCATTTCTGATTTTATCATGTACAGACACTGACATTGTCAGCAGCACTAATGATAGAGCAACGAAAAACGATAAGATAATTTTAACACCAGAAGAATTTGTCAGTATTGCATATGATAATCCTGATGAACTATCTGAAGAGGAAATAGGTAATCTTATTTCTGATTTTAGAAATAATATAGAAACTAAAAAAATAGCTACTACACGAAATTCAGAAATATCTCCAATATCAATCAAAAAGAAATATTATATCACCGAAAGCAATAATATCATTAAAAGTGTAGTTGCAACTCGCTCACCAATATCGGAAGAACTCACAGTACCTATATTTGATGTTGAATTGTCCAACTATGATGGTAGTAAAAGCTTAGCTGTCGTATGCGGTGACGAAAGAATGCCTGAGGTTCTTTTCTATACAGACAATTATTGCCCTGATACTAAAATAGATAATGGAACACGCTATTTATTAGAATTATCTAAAAAAAATATTCTTTCAGATATCCAACTAATAGAAAACATAAAATCTACAAAAAGAGATTCTACCCTTTATAAAATAGCTCAACAACTAAATATATCTATAAGAGAAATATCTTATCAAGACATTAAAGATCGAATTACAACAACCGATGCAATATCTACAAGAAATAATAATCCCGGGAATCCCGCCGGGGGTGTAGAAAGACCTAGTTCAGAAGTGGTAGCGTTCGTTAATCCCTTATCCAAAGTAGAATGGAAACAAAGCAATCCATACAATTTCAGTATGCCCGTAATGATGATTTTTGATGGAAAAAACAGCGAATATGAAGGACATATATCGGTAGGATGTGCCAATCTCGCAATAGGAATATTATTTAGTATAATAAAGCCTACTATGTATATAAAAGATAATCAAAGAGTAGATTGGGACTACGTAACTTCAGTTGATAATATTGTTAGCAACCCATGGAAACCTGAACAAGATTCACCACAAGACTTGATAGATATGATTTCTGGTTTATTATACAAAATATACGTAGACACAGATTCATACCCCACTCGAGAAAACAAAAAGTTGTACGATATTGACACAGATAGTGAATATACGAAAGACGTAATTACACAAACTGGAACTAAACCTCTTGATATGGTAAATTATTTAAGAATCATGACTAATTTTTCAGGAAATGAAAAGGAGAAATTCAATGGTAGTCTTGCCAAGCAATCTTTATTTGAAAGAAAGCCTGTTCTCTTGTGCGGCTCTGGACATAAAGTAGACAAAGATGGTAATATAATAGAAAAAGCTGGGGCACACGCTTGGCTAATTGATGGAGTTGTTATTACCAAAGACTCCCGAAGTGCTGTATACTGCCACTATTGGTCAGTAAACATTGGCTGGGGAATAGGTTCTAAGGCTTATTTCAGAACAAGTAATAATCTACAAGATTGTGATGTCATATTTCATACAGACAATGGTAACATCGCATATTATACCCAAGAAATGACCATGTTATATAATATAACGAAAAAATAA
- a CDS encoding C10 family peptidase: MKKFFYLLCTITGLSALNSCSNDITEDVISQKKIKLNQNEVLSISYDETKDLDDKTLFNMVNSFAELQGGNVTRSNVASFKIVKESFINKEGEFKEQEQATRAISNDDITSKICEIEFSNGSSIGRAVVSANANFPGIIAFIPQCSSETMLKQTGASELLHASKASYLYNTIKMKELVDSLRLPTLEKVSKELKLPLDEISYEAIKDNIVITDAKPITRATAVQIGDIEMQIQETSIYPPLVKTNWGQGFPYNAEFGYFNELLDWVRTEKGGKNFTTVPAGCVNIAMAQMMTYTHRRRIPQISFPNPDGHGTFIPNWDLMAQTPKIDDPGASERGRSDTEELIIDLYRENHTTSKKDWDGAVIASEVTEENMLRTMSKYFNYKPKASFNGDMAWAALRAKRLIMMLTSDHAFIISGMLITEKSIATRQLVKSNDVYWHANLGWADECTGYYQLDSNANTYFDAKGVQQWCYKMDYLNNISVR; the protein is encoded by the coding sequence ATGAAAAAGTTTTTTTACCTACTATGCACGATTACAGGACTATCTGCCCTAAACTCCTGCTCGAATGATATTACAGAAGATGTCATATCTCAAAAGAAAATCAAACTTAACCAAAACGAAGTTTTAAGTATCTCTTACGATGAAACGAAAGATTTGGATGATAAGACTCTTTTCAATATGGTAAACTCTTTTGCCGAACTACAAGGCGGAAATGTGACAAGAAGCAATGTAGCTTCCTTTAAAATAGTAAAAGAAAGTTTCATTAATAAAGAAGGAGAGTTCAAAGAACAAGAACAAGCTACAAGAGCGATAAGCAATGACGATATCACGTCCAAAATCTGCGAGATCGAATTTAGCAATGGCTCTTCTATAGGCCGTGCTGTGGTTTCAGCAAATGCTAATTTTCCCGGCATCATTGCTTTTATTCCTCAATGTAGTAGCGAAACAATGCTAAAGCAAACAGGTGCTAGTGAATTATTGCATGCATCAAAAGCAAGTTATCTCTACAATACAATAAAAATGAAAGAACTCGTGGACTCTTTACGACTTCCGACACTTGAAAAAGTAAGTAAAGAACTAAAATTGCCTTTGGATGAGATTTCTTATGAAGCAATTAAAGATAATATAGTTATCACTGATGCAAAACCTATAACGAGGGCAACAGCTGTACAAATAGGAGATATAGAAATGCAAATACAGGAAACATCGATATATCCTCCTTTGGTAAAAACCAATTGGGGACAAGGATTTCCTTACAATGCAGAATTTGGTTATTTTAATGAATTACTTGATTGGGTCAGGACAGAAAAAGGAGGGAAAAATTTCACAACAGTTCCCGCAGGATGTGTGAACATTGCCATGGCTCAAATGATGACATATACCCATCGTCGTAGAATCCCACAAATTTCATTTCCTAATCCTGATGGACATGGTACGTTTATTCCGAATTGGGATCTGATGGCTCAAACTCCTAAGATCGATGATCCGGGAGCTAGTGAAAGGGGACGTAGTGATACAGAAGAGCTAATAATTGACCTTTATCGTGAAAACCATACAACTTCCAAAAAGGATTGGGATGGCGCTGTCATTGCAAGCGAAGTTACGGAAGAAAATATGCTAAGAACAATGAGTAAGTACTTTAATTATAAGCCAAAAGCCTCTTTCAATGGTGATATGGCATGGGCAGCATTACGTGCAAAGCGCCTAATTATGATGTTAACTTCCGATCACGCCTTCATCATCTCTGGCATGTTAATAACTGAAAAATCTATAGCTACCCGCCAATTAGTAAAGAGTAACGATGTTTATTGGCATGCTAATTTAGGGTGGGCAGATGAATGCACTGGCTACTATCAATTAGACAGTAATGCTAATACATATTTTGATGCCAAAGGCGTTCAACAATGGTGTTATAAAATGGATTACTTAAATAATATTTCCGTAAGATAA
- a CDS encoding DUF3244 domain-containing protein produces MKRLSIVLLIGISFMTMEANTLSEHRTKRLVIKIWHQHREVPVSIPIEAILDENSIEVRFLEHVDKQVIFQVKDQQGNIMFQDVIVTPNEAEVYKIDLKGYKVGHYEFFYIEGNMPLIGEFEIEHSIH; encoded by the coding sequence ATGAAAAGACTAAGTATTGTATTATTAATTGGCATTTCATTTATGACGATGGAAGCCAATACTCTATCAGAGCATAGAACTAAGCGGTTAGTTATCAAAATATGGCATCAGCATAGAGAAGTACCAGTTTCTATTCCTATAGAAGCTATCCTCGACGAAAACTCCATCGAAGTTCGTTTTTTAGAACATGTAGACAAGCAAGTCATCTTCCAAGTAAAAGATCAGCAAGGAAACATCATGTTCCAAGATGTGATAGTAACTCCTAATGAAGCAGAAGTTTATAAGATTGATTTGAAAGGCTACAAAGTTGGTCATTATGAGTTTTTTTACATAGAAGGAAACATGCCCCTCATAGGGGAATTCGAGATTGAACACTCAATCCATTAA
- a CDS encoding tetratricopeptide repeat protein — MKKHIYILFMFIFLLLGCNRQPSDSDKQLDEIEKIIEVNPDSASNILKSIPSPEELDNRTYARWCMLSGKVTDKIFNDLLPTYQFERAYGWYSSHGTPDEQAQILIYLGRSYFAEGDYDKAMSIYTNALDIAEKHKLNNLTGYTYNHIGDLYREKFMFTEAIKKYETAAECFKKENNTDSYACALKNIGREYACIDSLSRALEILTIADSVAANTKDIEVTASINNALGNIYVMREEYNKAEKYFLKALSTGKEKMPDYVALIDLYTTTDSIDKAKELLSKMPQDDPQYTCSINYLYYQIHNAERNYKEALAYLEEYVDMVDSIVYADNQSKILNIESKYNHLKISKEVDRLKIKQQSYIIFSVICISCLLLITIVYLLYRKQVKEKIQRQRDELNRIKTDFLYVSLELEERKKLLDTFKEKDDNYNKIEEEISLLTSNYKELQHKSLENSPVFKELVRLAKQNKPRNDKPLITDKQWKLIADEITYIYPNLSKYIYSLCPNLPEQDFLYCCLCMCGFDTNTEAKLLNIASDSVRKKRLRLREKLNIALLNDNATLYEYLIENMH; from the coding sequence ATGAAGAAGCATATCTACATACTATTCATGTTTATTTTCCTGTTATTAGGATGCAATAGACAACCGTCCGACTCTGACAAACAGCTAGATGAAATTGAGAAAATCATTGAAGTGAATCCTGACAGTGCATCGAATATCCTAAAAAGTATACCATCGCCCGAAGAACTGGATAACAGAACGTATGCACGCTGGTGTATGCTATCCGGCAAAGTAACAGATAAAATATTCAATGACCTTTTACCTACTTATCAGTTTGAAAGGGCTTATGGCTGGTATTCGTCACACGGCACTCCCGATGAACAAGCGCAAATCTTAATTTATCTCGGTCGCTCCTATTTTGCAGAAGGAGATTATGATAAAGCAATGTCAATATACACCAATGCATTGGATATCGCAGAAAAACATAAACTCAATAATCTCACCGGATACACATATAATCATATAGGTGATTTGTATAGAGAAAAATTCATGTTCACAGAAGCTATCAAAAAATACGAGACTGCTGCCGAATGTTTCAAAAAAGAAAATAATACAGATAGTTATGCCTGTGCATTAAAAAACATAGGACGTGAATATGCATGCATAGACTCATTATCACGTGCTTTAGAAATACTGACTATCGCTGATTCCGTAGCAGCTAATACTAAAGATATAGAAGTTACCGCTTCAATAAATAATGCTTTAGGAAATATTTATGTAATGCGAGAAGAATATAATAAAGCCGAAAAGTACTTTCTTAAAGCATTATCGACGGGAAAAGAAAAAATGCCTGATTATGTAGCACTGATTGACTTATATACCACAACTGATTCTATAGATAAAGCTAAAGAACTATTATCTAAAATGCCACAAGATGATCCCCAATATACGTGTAGCATCAATTATTTATATTATCAAATCCATAATGCAGAGAGAAACTATAAAGAAGCGCTTGCCTACCTGGAAGAATATGTTGACATGGTAGATTCTATCGTATACGCTGACAACCAATCTAAGATATTAAACATAGAATCTAAATATAATCATTTAAAAATCAGCAAAGAAGTCGATAGATTAAAGATTAAACAACAAAGCTACATTATATTTTCAGTTATCTGCATTTCATGCTTATTATTGATAACGATAGTGTACTTATTATATCGAAAACAAGTAAAAGAGAAAATCCAAAGACAACGCGATGAATTAAACCGGATTAAAACAGATTTTCTCTATGTATCATTAGAATTGGAAGAGAGAAAAAAGTTATTAGACACATTTAAAGAAAAAGATGACAACTATAATAAGATAGAGGAAGAAATATCACTTTTAACTAGCAATTATAAGGAATTACAACATAAATCTCTAGAAAATTCACCGGTATTTAAAGAGTTGGTACGATTAGCCAAACAAAATAAGCCAAGAAATGATAAGCCATTAATAACAGATAAACAATGGAAACTCATTGCAGATGAAATAACATATATCTATCCAAATTTATCAAAATACATATATAGTTTATGCCCCAATTTACCAGAACAAGACTTTTTGTATTGCTGTTTATGTATGTGCGGATTTGACACTAACACAGAAGCGAAGTTACTAAATATTGCAAGCGATTCAGTAAGAAAAAAACGGCTTAGGCTTAGAGAAAAACTGAACATTGCATTGCTGAATGATAATGCTACATTATATGAGTACTTGATTGAAAATATGCACTAA
- a CDS encoding acyloxyacyl hydrolase, whose amino-acid sequence MTGNMNTGRLLYIICLLSLLAVGGKLKAQIVEKHRIGLDIRPGYVVPTNSFLEGDNLQQKTIEQSLSLHLKYAFQFSKDSNLGRMYPHAYQGIGVSYNTFHCPAELGNPVTVYAFQGAPIVRLSSRLSFDYEWNFGASFGWKKYDEQYNPQNEVIGSKINAYINLGLLLNWQFHPQWRLAAGVDLTHFSNGNTHYPNGGLNIIGGKVGIVRTFGDTDGAFEGIVPKRLFIKPHVSYDLVLYGATRKRGFVKDNVPSLVPGSFGIAGLNFAPMYNFNNYFRAGLSVDAQYDESANIKDYKLEGSYQDDIKFHRPPFREQFAVGLSLRAELVMPIFSINAGLGRNLVCRGDDTNGFYQILALKTYVTRHLFLHVGYQLSKFKDPNNLMLGVGYRFHDKR is encoded by the coding sequence ATGACTGGAAATATGAATACCGGACGGTTACTGTATATTATTTGCCTGCTGTCGCTCCTGGCAGTTGGCGGAAAATTGAAGGCGCAGATAGTTGAGAAACATAGGATAGGTTTGGACATTCGTCCGGGCTATGTTGTTCCGACAAACAGTTTTCTCGAAGGAGATAATTTGCAGCAGAAAACCATCGAACAATCGCTCTCCCTGCATCTGAAGTATGCTTTCCAGTTTAGTAAAGATTCCAATTTGGGCAGAATGTATCCTCATGCTTATCAGGGGATTGGAGTTTCGTATAATACTTTTCACTGCCCTGCCGAATTAGGAAACCCGGTGACGGTATATGCTTTTCAAGGTGCACCCATAGTACGACTTTCGTCCCGTCTGTCATTCGATTATGAGTGGAATTTCGGAGCTTCTTTCGGTTGGAAGAAATATGATGAACAATACAATCCGCAGAATGAGGTTATCGGCTCTAAAATTAATGCATATATCAATTTGGGGCTTCTTCTGAACTGGCAGTTTCATCCGCAATGGAGACTGGCGGCAGGTGTGGACTTAACGCATTTCTCCAATGGAAATACTCATTATCCCAATGGGGGACTCAATATTATCGGTGGGAAAGTAGGCATTGTACGCACCTTTGGCGATACGGATGGTGCGTTCGAGGGAATAGTTCCCAAACGATTGTTCATAAAGCCGCACGTCAGTTATGATTTGGTGTTATATGGTGCGACTCGCAAAAGGGGATTCGTTAAAGACAATGTACCGAGTTTGGTGCCCGGTTCGTTTGGTATCGCGGGGCTCAATTTTGCTCCGATGTATAATTTCAATAACTATTTCCGAGCGGGACTTTCTGTGGATGCGCAGTATGACGAAAGCGCTAATATCAAGGATTATAAACTGGAAGGAAGCTATCAGGACGATATAAAGTTCCATCGTCCTCCTTTCCGCGAGCAATTTGCGGTGGGGCTGTCCCTTCGCGCGGAACTGGTGATGCCGATTTTCTCAATCAATGCCGGACTTGGACGAAACTTGGTATGCCGTGGAGATGATACGAACGGTTTCTATCAGATTCTGGCTCTCAAGACTTACGTCACGCGCCATTTGTTTCTGCATGTGGGATACCAGTTGAGCAAGTTCAAAGACCCTAATAATCTGATGTTAGGGGTAGGATATAGATTCCATGATAAAAGGTGA
- the recO gene encoding DNA repair protein RecO yields the protein MLQKTKGIVLHTLKYNDTSIIVDMYTELSGRASFLVAVPRSRKAAVKSVLFQPLSFIEFEADYRPNTTLYRVKEAKSFYPFSSIPYDPYKSAMALFLAEFLYRAIREEAENRPLFAYLQHSIIWLDECSEGFANFHLVFLMRLSRFLGLYPNLEDYHTGDYFDLLNACFTSIRPQLHSSYIKPDEAGRLRRLMRMNYETMHLFGLSRAERTRCLATINDYYSLHLPDFPALKSLEVLKELFD from the coding sequence ATGTTGCAAAAAACAAAAGGAATAGTTCTACATACGTTAAAATATAATGATACGTCCATCATTGTAGATATGTACACGGAATTGTCCGGAAGGGCTTCTTTCCTTGTAGCAGTACCTCGTTCGCGAAAGGCGGCAGTAAAGTCCGTCCTGTTCCAGCCATTATCTTTTATTGAATTTGAAGCGGATTACAGACCGAACACGACTCTCTATCGTGTGAAGGAAGCGAAATCTTTTTATCCTTTTTCTTCCATTCCTTATGACCCGTACAAGTCTGCGATGGCACTTTTCCTCGCGGAGTTCCTTTATCGTGCTATCCGCGAAGAAGCTGAAAACCGTCCTTTGTTTGCCTATTTGCAACATTCTATTATCTGGCTGGATGAGTGCAGCGAAGGTTTTGCCAATTTCCATTTAGTTTTCCTGATGCGTCTTTCCCGCTTTCTGGGACTTTATCCCAATCTCGAAGATTATCATACCGGCGATTATTTCGACTTGCTGAATGCTTGCTTCACTTCGATTCGTCCCCAACTACATTCATCTTATATCAAGCCCGATGAGGCGGGGCGTCTTCGCCGACTAATGCGTATGAATTATGAGACGATGCATCTTTTCGGCCTGAGTCGTGCGGAACGTACCCGATGCCTGGCGACTATAAATGATTATTATAGCTTGCATTTGCCGGACTTCCCGGCTTTAAAATCACTGGAAGTACTGAAGGAATTATTTGACTAA
- a CDS encoding GatB/YqeY domain-containing protein, which yields MDLFEQVSEDIKTAMKAKDKVALETLRNIKKFFLEAKTAPGANDTLTDDAALKIIQKLVKQGKDSAEIYIGQGRQDLADVELGQVAVMEKFLPKQMSAEELEAALKEIIAEVGATSGKDMGKVMGVASKKLAGLAEGRAISAKVKELLG from the coding sequence ATGGATTTATTCGAACAAGTCAGCGAAGACATTAAAACCGCAATGAAGGCAAAAGACAAAGTTGCCTTGGAAACTTTGAGAAATATAAAGAAGTTTTTCCTGGAAGCAAAGACTGCTCCGGGAGCTAATGATACATTGACGGATGATGCAGCTCTCAAAATCATTCAGAAATTAGTAAAACAAGGAAAAGATTCTGCTGAAATCTATATCGGACAGGGTCGTCAGGATTTGGCTGACGTGGAATTGGGTCAGGTAGCCGTTATGGAAAAATTCTTGCCTAAACAAATGTCTGCCGAAGAATTGGAAGCTGCATTGAAGGAAATCATCGCCGAGGTAGGTGCTACCAGCGGTAAGGATATGGGTAAAGTGATGGGAGTTGCTTCCAAGAAGTTGGCTGGCCTTGCAGAAGGACGTGCCATCTCCGCAAAAGTGAAAGAACTTTTGGGATAA